One Candidatus Methylomirabilis lanthanidiphila DNA window includes the following coding sequences:
- a CDS encoding XRE family transcriptional regulator: protein MYTAVTFLVSLTIGLRQQRAPELTMPIKKSELYASLWKSCDELRGGMDASQYKDYVLVLLFMKYVSDKAASQKGYLLDVPNGGSFADMVVLKGDKEIGDKINKIIAKLAEANDLKGVIDVADFNDADKLGKGKEMVDRLSNLVSIFDTPALDFRSNRAEGDDLLGDAYEYLMRHFATESGKSKGQFYTPAEVSRIMAKVIGVGDARSAGQTIHDPTCGSGSLLLKAHDEAKGRAGLDLALYGQDKDNATSALARMNVILHDCITAEIAPGGSSTLANPHFRNKDGGLKTYDFVVANPPFSTKAWSNGFHPEADEFKRFEYGIPPKRNGDYAFLLHILTCLKSTGKGAVILPHGVLFRGNAEAAIRHEVVNRGYIKGIIGLPANLFYGTGIPACIIVLDKENAHARRGIFIVDASKGFIKDGNKNRLRAQDIHRIVDTFTRQLEVPRYARMVPFSEISDPKNNFNLNLPRYIDSTEPEDLQDIDGHLRGGIADRDVDALDRYWQVVPAVRPLLFESAGRAGYSRLRLPGGEIKAAILGHAEFASFNASVTTLFGQWKKANAPRLHAIKFGDHPKALIETLSEKLLATFGTARLIDPYDVYQHLMDYWTATMQDDVYLIVHAGWVDAAKPRLIVETKEQKSKEQPDFTVGKQKFKSDLIPAALLVARHFAAEQASIEALESTLGALEQQLDELKEEHGGEGGLLEDRNVSMILRHLV, encoded by the coding sequence ATGTACACCGCGGTCACATTTCTCGTATCGCTCACAATCGGGCTGCGGCAACAGAGAGCACCTGAGCTGACGATGCCCATCAAGAAATCCGAACTCTACGCCTCCCTCTGGAAGAGCTGCGATGAGCTGCGCGGCGGTATGGATGCCTCGCAGTACAAGGACTACGTCCTCGTCCTGTTGTTCATGAAGTACGTCTCCGACAAGGCGGCCAGCCAGAAGGGCTACTTGCTCGATGTGCCGAATGGCGGGAGCTTTGCCGACATGGTCGTCCTGAAGGGCGACAAGGAGATCGGGGACAAGATCAACAAGATCATCGCCAAGCTTGCCGAGGCCAACGACCTCAAGGGCGTGATCGACGTTGCCGACTTCAACGACGCGGACAAGCTCGGTAAGGGCAAGGAGATGGTGGACCGCCTCTCTAACCTCGTCTCCATCTTCGACACCCCGGCGCTCGATTTTCGTAGCAACCGCGCCGAAGGCGACGACCTGCTCGGCGACGCCTACGAATACCTGATGCGACACTTCGCGACGGAGTCAGGCAAGAGCAAGGGGCAGTTCTACACGCCCGCCGAAGTCTCGCGCATCATGGCTAAGGTTATCGGTGTCGGCGATGCCAGGTCAGCCGGCCAGACGATTCACGACCCCACGTGCGGTTCCGGCTCACTGTTGCTTAAGGCCCACGACGAGGCTAAAGGTCGCGCCGGCCTCGATCTCGCGCTCTATGGGCAAGACAAAGACAATGCCACGTCTGCGCTTGCTCGGATGAACGTGATTCTCCATGATTGTATTACGGCGGAGATCGCCCCGGGCGGAAGCAGTACCCTCGCAAATCCGCACTTCCGTAACAAGGACGGCGGCCTCAAGACTTACGACTTCGTCGTCGCGAATCCGCCGTTCTCCACCAAGGCGTGGAGCAACGGCTTCCATCCCGAGGCAGATGAGTTCAAGCGCTTCGAGTACGGCATCCCGCCGAAGAGGAACGGCGATTACGCCTTCCTGCTGCACATCCTCACGTGTCTCAAGAGCACGGGCAAGGGAGCGGTCATTCTCCCGCATGGCGTGCTGTTTCGCGGCAATGCCGAGGCGGCCATCCGCCACGAGGTCGTCAATCGCGGCTACATCAAAGGCATCATCGGCCTGCCGGCCAACCTGTTCTATGGCACTGGCATCCCCGCCTGCATCATCGTGCTGGACAAGGAGAACGCTCACGCCCGCAGGGGCATCTTCATAGTGGATGCCTCAAAGGGCTTCATTAAGGACGGCAACAAGAACCGCCTGCGCGCCCAGGATATCCACCGCATCGTGGACACCTTCACTCGACAGCTCGAAGTGCCGCGCTACGCCCGCATGGTGCCCTTCTCGGAGATCAGCGACCCGAAGAACAACTTCAACCTCAACCTCCCGCGCTACATCGACAGCACCGAGCCCGAGGACCTGCAAGACATCGACGGCCACCTGCGCGGCGGCATCGCCGATCGCGATGTCGATGCACTCGACCGCTACTGGCAGGTGGTGCCCGCCGTCCGCCCGCTGCTGTTTGAGTCAGCAGGGCGCGCCGGTTACAGTCGCCTGAGGCTGCCAGGGGGTGAGATCAAGGCTGCCATCCTGGGCCATGCCGAGTTTGCGTCGTTCAACGCGTCCGTCACGACGCTGTTCGGGCAGTGGAAGAAGGCCAACGCCCCGCGCCTCCACGCCATCAAGTTCGGCGACCATCCGAAGGCGCTGATCGAAACGCTCTCCGAGAAACTGCTGGCCACCTTCGGCACGGCCCGGCTTATCGACCCATACGACGTCTATCAGCACCTCATGGACTACTGGACGGCGACGATGCAGGACGATGTGTATCTGATCGTCCACGCGGGCTGGGTTGACGCCGCTAAGCCGAGGCTCATCGTCGAGACCAAGGAGCAGAAGAGCAAGGAGCAACCCGACTTCACGGTGGGCAAGCAGAAGTTCAAGTCGGATCTCATCCCGGCCGCGCTGCTGGTCGCCCGTCACTTCGCAGCCGAGCAGGCGTCTATCGAGGCGCTTGAAAGTACACTCGGCGCGCTGGAGCAGCAGCTCGACGAACTCAAGGAAGAGCACGGCGGCGAGGGCGGGCTGCTCGAAGATCGGAATGTGTCAATGATTTTGAGACACCTGGTG
- the spk1 gene encoding Serine/threonine-protein kinase PK-1 has translation MTNPQLPEHDAQLPAPEVPATVADGQVFVPVFTPPVEGESITSTLTGNTYRIGPVIGEGNFGVVYECTDTWENLLAVKMLKPLGTYEQVRESAIAELEKLRLLRHPNVTYVHDAFEFRHTFYIVFERCWQPINQFIQSDQFNGHLWLRAIARQILQAVHFLHCNDYVHQDIHGGNVFIATRSDDMAPNDMIFTFMLGDLGITKMVTEIDAQNTVLAEWMRAPESIVPAEYGPMDHRMDIYHCGLLFLQILLGHPLTLTTEEVLNGVPRKMALQVGGSFNFALEKALRRHVDYRTASALEFWRDLNTPA, from the coding sequence ATGACTAACCCACAGCTACCCGAGCACGACGCACAGCTGCCTGCGCCTGAGGTTCCGGCTACCGTGGCTGATGGTCAGGTTTTCGTTCCTGTATTTACCCCGCCCGTTGAGGGCGAGTCGATCACCAGTACCCTTACAGGAAACACGTATCGAATCGGGCCGGTTATTGGTGAGGGCAACTTCGGAGTGGTCTATGAGTGCACGGACACTTGGGAAAACCTACTCGCGGTGAAGATGTTGAAGCCCCTGGGCACCTACGAACAAGTGCGAGAGAGCGCAATCGCTGAGCTTGAGAAGCTCCGGCTTCTTCGCCATCCAAACGTTACTTACGTTCACGATGCATTTGAATTCCGCCACACCTTCTACATAGTGTTCGAACGATGCTGGCAGCCCATCAATCAGTTCATTCAAAGCGACCAATTCAACGGCCATCTTTGGCTGCGCGCAATTGCACGGCAAATTCTCCAAGCAGTGCATTTCCTCCACTGCAACGACTACGTCCATCAAGATATTCACGGCGGTAACGTCTTTATCGCAACGCGAAGTGATGACATGGCTCCGAATGACATGATCTTCACCTTCATGCTGGGCGACCTTGGGATAACCAAGATGGTCACGGAAATCGACGCCCAAAATACAGTGCTCGCCGAGTGGATGCGAGCACCGGAGTCTATCGTCCCTGCTGAGTATGGCCCAATGGACCATCGCATGGATATCTACCATTGTGGCCTGCTCTTTCTTCAGATTCTTCTCGGCCACCCGCTGACTCTTACGACCGAGGAAGTGCTAAATGGCGTTCCTCGTAAAATGGCCCTCCAAGTCGGTGGCTCGTTTAACTTCGCCCTGGAAAAGGCTCTCCGCCGCCATGTCGATTACAGAACTGCGTCCGCCCTCGAATTTTGGAGAGATCTGAATACCCCAGCATGA
- a CDS encoding integrase: MFAGNRAAPALVASSTDEFRPSGQDYPVIPSGTRVPRTGSTMAMLRTVQERLGHTDGKSTMIYTHVLNRGGGVRSPADVKSRGTEIGCEPIVG; this comes from the coding sequence ATGTTTGCGGGGAATCGCGCCGCTCCCGCTTTGGTGGCCAGCTCGACCGACGAATTTCGGCCCAGCGGGCAGGATTATCCTGTCATACCTTCCGGCACCCGTGTGCCACGCACGGGCTCGACGATGGCTATGCTCCGAACCGTTCAGGAACGGCTCGGCCACACAGACGGGAAAAGCACGATGATCTACACCCATGTCCTGAATCGAGGAGGGGGCGTGCGCAGTCCGGCCGACGTTAAGAGTCGTGGCACCGAGATAGGCTGCGAGCCAATAGTAGGATAG
- a CDS encoding cyclase produces MSIEDNKRLVRRLYEETDKQNFEAMDEFFSPDLVDHDPPPIPDLKPGLEGIKQAFKVFASAYPDGTHVIHDLIAEGDRVVVRVSGTGTQTGEFKGIKPTGKKVEMTGIVIYRIEGGKIVERWAQHNFLGFVMQQLGVISPFGHGSPHPS; encoded by the coding sequence ATGTCGATCGAAGACAACAAGCGTCTGGTGCGTCGCCTCTACGAAGAGACCGATAAGCAGAACTTCGAGGCGATGGATGAGTTCTTCTCCCCTGATCTGGTCGATCATGATCCGCCGCCCATCCCCGATCTCAAGCCTGGTCTGGAAGGCATCAAGCAGGCGTTCAAAGTGTTTGCGAGCGCGTACCCTGATGGTACCCATGTCATCCACGATCTGATTGCCGAGGGCGACCGGGTCGTGGTGCGAGTGAGCGGAACCGGCACGCAGACCGGCGAGTTTAAGGGTATCAAGCCCACCGGGAAGAAGGTAGAGATGACCGGGATTGTCATCTACCGGATTGAGGGAGGCAAGATCGTAGAGCGCTGGGCGCAGCACAATTTCCTCGGATTCGTCATGCAGCAGTTAGGGGTGATATCTCCGTTTGGACACGGGTCCCCCCATCCATCCTGA
- the bdbD_1 gene encoding Disulfide bond formation protein D precursor produces MLLLGKSRSERLAVAIGAVFLLWAVLWQQSAFGGEPSVKPVEPGVAAKVDDQIITLEELEKVLAPQLAKLQEQRFQLMETKLEELIEERLLALEAKRRGITVEDLLKAEVTSKAPEVSDAEVATFMTQNRARLQGDDAELRPKVRDYLRNQKAQAGRHAYLASLQQRAKVEWFLEEPDPIRVPVSAEGAFAQGPKDAPVTIVEFSDFQCPFCSRVVGTLKEVVRLYPKQVRLAYRDFPIAGLHPKAAKAAEAARCAGEQGKFWEYHDRLFESQAQATPADFKRFAEQLKLNDKSFAACLDGGKHAAAVQADVEEGTRLGITGTPTFFINGRLVVGALPLEMFQKIIDRELRRQPK; encoded by the coding sequence ATGCTGTTACTGGGAAAGAGCAGATCTGAACGTCTGGCCGTTGCGATCGGCGCGGTCTTCCTCTTGTGGGCGGTTCTGTGGCAACAGTCGGCGTTTGGCGGCGAGCCCTCCGTCAAACCGGTCGAACCGGGAGTGGCTGCCAAGGTAGATGATCAGATCATTACGCTTGAAGAGCTTGAAAAGGTGCTGGCTCCCCAGCTTGCCAAGTTACAAGAGCAGAGGTTCCAGCTCATGGAGACAAAGCTCGAGGAGCTGATTGAGGAGCGCCTTCTGGCGCTCGAGGCGAAGCGCCGCGGAATAACGGTTGAGGATCTCTTGAAGGCCGAGGTGACGTCGAAGGCGCCTGAAGTAAGCGACGCAGAGGTTGCCACATTTATGACGCAGAACAGGGCGCGCCTGCAGGGAGATGACGCCGAGCTTCGCCCCAAGGTCCGCGACTATCTGAGAAACCAGAAGGCGCAGGCAGGCCGTCACGCCTATCTGGCCAGCCTCCAGCAACGCGCCAAAGTCGAGTGGTTTCTGGAAGAGCCCGACCCGATCCGGGTCCCGGTGAGCGCGGAAGGGGCCTTTGCCCAAGGTCCTAAAGATGCCCCCGTCACCATTGTTGAATTCTCCGACTTTCAATGTCCCTTTTGCAGTCGGGTCGTCGGAACGCTGAAAGAGGTGGTACGGCTCTACCCAAAGCAGGTACGGTTGGCGTATCGGGACTTCCCGATCGCCGGCCTTCATCCTAAGGCGGCGAAGGCGGCTGAGGCCGCTCGATGCGCCGGCGAGCAGGGAAAGTTCTGGGAGTATCATGACCGCCTCTTTGAATCGCAGGCCCAGGCGACTCCCGCAGACTTCAAACGATTTGCCGAGCAGTTGAAGCTCAACGACAAAAGCTTCGCCGCCTGTTTGGACGGTGGAAAGCACGCGGCAGCGGTCCAGGCTGATGTGGAGGAAGGGACCCGCCTCGGTATCACGGGTACCCCGACCTTCTTCATCAACGGGCGGCTCGTCGTCGGTGCTCTGCCGTTGGAGATGTTCCAGAAGATCATCGACCGCGAACTTCGCCGCCAGCCGAAATAA
- a CDS encoding bilirubin oxidase: protein MSGMTDLSRRRLLQYLGLGAVATTVVPEWVFAAGNEQAAQDRSGRSEPDIEVGITALTTELPVLSSDRPTKVWKFSGELIKGPSGTVDEIPGSYLGPILRLRQGQKVRVRFHNKLPEECVLHQHGLLVPEKADGHPRHQIGSGQTSVYEYTVLDRAGTYWFHPHTDKRTAEQTYYGMAGLILVTDSEEQSLELPRGEYDVPLVIQDRSFDDRNQLRYIAHGHDRWMGFLGDRILVNGKPDFVLQAATRAYRLRIVNGSNSRIYKLVWSDGSPLTVIGTDGGLLESPVVRNYVTLAPGERVDIWADFRGRKLGEEIALRSAAFSGVMPMMGMGGGMMRGGVAEGWGWGAVWAGGMMGMMGAALPHGAEHPILTVRMTREERDQLTLPSRLSQIQRFHPQDAANAKKPRSIHLSMRGMSPRLNGRSFELTKVVDEEIIPLNTLQVLEFINRDHRARGMMMAHPMHIHGQTFQVLKREVAPGFEQRYASVSQGFVDNGWKDTVLVMPGEKVTILKRFDQYTGLFLYHCHNLEHEDLDMMRNFLVRA, encoded by the coding sequence ATGAGCGGTATGACTGATCTCTCCCGGAGAAGGCTCTTGCAGTACCTCGGACTCGGCGCAGTCGCGACGACTGTCGTTCCGGAGTGGGTGTTTGCAGCCGGTAATGAACAGGCGGCTCAGGATCGCTCTGGTCGATCAGAACCGGACATCGAAGTCGGGATAACGGCCCTGACGACGGAGCTTCCGGTTCTCTCGTCGGACCGGCCGACCAAGGTCTGGAAATTTTCGGGAGAGTTGATCAAGGGGCCGTCCGGCACCGTGGACGAGATTCCCGGCAGCTATCTCGGTCCCATACTCCGGTTGCGTCAGGGCCAGAAGGTCCGGGTCCGTTTCCACAATAAGCTGCCGGAGGAGTGCGTGCTCCATCAGCACGGCCTCCTGGTACCGGAAAAGGCCGACGGGCACCCTCGACATCAGATAGGAAGCGGCCAAACGTCTGTCTACGAATATACGGTTCTCGATCGCGCCGGCACCTATTGGTTTCACCCGCATACCGACAAACGAACGGCTGAGCAGACCTACTACGGCATGGCGGGTCTGATCCTCGTGACCGATAGTGAGGAGCAGTCGCTGGAACTGCCGCGCGGCGAGTACGATGTTCCACTGGTGATTCAGGATCGCAGTTTCGATGACCGGAACCAGCTCCGCTATATCGCGCATGGGCATGATCGATGGATGGGATTCCTTGGCGATCGGATACTGGTCAACGGCAAGCCGGATTTCGTACTCCAGGCGGCTACCAGAGCCTATCGCCTTCGGATCGTCAACGGTTCCAACTCGCGCATCTATAAGTTGGTCTGGAGCGATGGGAGCCCGCTGACCGTGATCGGCACCGATGGAGGACTTCTGGAAAGTCCCGTGGTCCGCAACTATGTGACGCTCGCGCCCGGTGAACGGGTGGATATCTGGGCGGATTTCCGCGGCCGAAAGCTCGGTGAGGAGATAGCGCTGCGTAGCGCGGCTTTCTCCGGTGTGATGCCGATGATGGGTATGGGCGGCGGGATGATGAGAGGGGGGGTGGCGGAAGGATGGGGATGGGGCGCGGTATGGGCGGGCGGGATGATGGGCATGATGGGCGCCGCTTTGCCTCATGGGGCCGAGCACCCTATTCTGACGGTTCGCATGACGCGGGAAGAGCGTGATCAACTTACGCTTCCGAGCCGTCTGTCGCAGATTCAGCGGTTTCATCCGCAAGATGCTGCCAATGCCAAAAAGCCCAGGTCGATCCATCTGTCGATGCGGGGGATGTCGCCGAGACTGAACGGCCGCTCGTTCGAACTGACGAAGGTCGTCGACGAGGAGATCATTCCGCTGAATACCTTGCAGGTATTGGAATTTATCAATCGCGATCACCGCGCTCGCGGGATGATGATGGCCCACCCGATGCACATCCACGGACAGACGTTTCAGGTGCTCAAGCGGGAGGTAGCGCCAGGATTTGAGCAACGGTACGCGTCGGTCAGTCAAGGGTTTGTGGATAACGGCTGGAAGGATACGGTGCTGGTGATGCCGGGAGAAAAGGTGACGATCCTGAAGCGCTTTGATCAATATACAGGTCTGTTTTTGTATCATTGCCATAATCTCGAACATGAGGACCTGGACATGATGCGAAACTTTCTGGTGCGGGCCTAG
- a CDS encoding tRNA pseudouridine synthase A — protein sequence MTTFKLTLEYDGTNYHGWQVQPGMTTIQGTLQEAMTRIVGKDVHVMGAGRTDAGVHALGQVASLRADFHHPPDTLRRALTSSLPPDIVVTAVEAMDDEFHAQHSAHWKRYRYTLLTRRYPSALECRYSLFVPYPLDRDAMIEAGGSLIGTHDFSTFQAAHGSAESPVRTVFAVEFRQQGDHLVFEIMADGFLRHMIRIIVGTLLDVGRGRIGPEDFKAIHDGQDRNLASKTISPHGLCLLEVSYQPFDVHREQTQTPCAMVCS from the coding sequence GACGCTTGAATATGACGGGACCAACTATCATGGCTGGCAGGTCCAGCCGGGCATGACGACGATTCAAGGCACGTTACAGGAGGCTATGACCCGAATTGTCGGGAAGGATGTCCACGTGATGGGCGCAGGCCGAACCGATGCGGGTGTCCATGCCCTTGGTCAGGTCGCCAGTCTTCGAGCCGACTTTCACCATCCACCCGATACCCTTCGGCGAGCCTTGACCAGCAGCCTGCCGCCCGATATCGTCGTCACGGCGGTAGAGGCGATGGACGACGAGTTTCATGCTCAGCACTCGGCTCACTGGAAGCGATACCGCTATACGCTCTTGACGCGCCGATACCCCTCCGCCCTTGAGTGCCGATATTCCTTATTTGTCCCCTATCCTTTGGATAGAGATGCCATGATTGAGGCTGGGGGCAGTCTGATCGGTACGCACGATTTCAGCACCTTTCAAGCCGCCCACGGCTCGGCTGAGTCTCCGGTCCGGACCGTCTTTGCCGTGGAGTTCCGGCAGCAAGGGGATCATCTCGTCTTTGAAATCATGGCTGATGGATTTCTCCGACACATGATCCGAATCATTGTGGGGACTTTGCTGGATGTTGGGCGTGGCAGAATAGGGCCAGAAGACTTTAAAGCAATACATGATGGACAAGATCGTAATCTGGCGTCAAAAACGATATCACCTCACGGCCTGTGTTTGCTTGAGGTGAGCTACCAGCCTTTTGATGTTCACCGCGAACAGACTCAGACACCGTGCGCAATGGTCTGTTCATAA